In the genome of Fulvivirga maritima, one region contains:
- a CDS encoding sodium:proton antiporter, translated as MSKALFKLLLVFSLLTASIFSYGANEPVRIAEASALEVVQEGEHGPSIEHSEEVHAAEHHTPPGWTVIPFVVLLLMIATGPLFYEHFWHKNYPLVAIALATLVVLYYLFGLHNVHGPIHALAEYVQFIALLASLYIASGGIMIDIDKKSSPIANVLLLFVGAIVANLIGTTGASMLLVRPYIRLNKTRIKAYHIIFFIFAVSNIGGSLTPIGDPPLFLGFLKGIPFFWTLQHNIGAWFFALALLLTVFYILDKRNNSNYGLADEEISYTNKVKLVGFRNFIWLAVVIGSVFLDPNVISWVPAIHYDGQKFSFLREAIMLAVAYFSYKFANKKAIDGNEFSFEPIREVAFIFIGIFGTMMPALAIVSGFAASPEGSQLISHNTLYWGTGMLSGFLDNAPTYLNFLTAAMASQGGDIGSISQVVDFAKGGVFHDSVLDLKAISIAAVFFGAFTYIGNGPNFMVKSIAEQIGIKMPSFFGYIIRFSIPFLLPLLILVWLVFFAFVG; from the coding sequence GTGAGCAAAGCGCTATTTAAATTATTACTGGTTTTTTCATTACTTACCGCATCCATTTTTTCATATGGCGCGAATGAACCAGTTAGAATCGCAGAAGCAAGTGCTCTTGAAGTAGTTCAGGAAGGAGAGCACGGGCCATCAATAGAGCATTCAGAGGAAGTACATGCCGCAGAACACCATACTCCTCCGGGATGGACGGTGATTCCGTTCGTAGTGTTACTTTTAATGATCGCTACAGGCCCTTTATTTTATGAGCATTTTTGGCATAAAAATTATCCGTTGGTAGCTATAGCTTTAGCTACATTAGTAGTTCTATATTACTTGTTTGGCCTTCATAACGTACATGGGCCTATACATGCTTTAGCAGAGTATGTTCAGTTTATTGCACTTTTAGCATCGTTATATATAGCTTCTGGGGGTATCATGATAGATATCGACAAGAAATCTTCCCCAATTGCTAACGTTTTATTACTCTTCGTAGGAGCCATAGTGGCTAACCTCATCGGTACTACCGGGGCTTCTATGTTATTAGTAAGACCATATATACGTTTAAACAAAACAAGGATAAAGGCCTATCACATTATCTTTTTCATTTTTGCTGTTAGTAATATTGGTGGTTCACTTACTCCTATAGGAGATCCACCACTGTTTTTAGGGTTTTTGAAAGGGATTCCTTTTTTCTGGACTCTTCAACATAACATAGGAGCATGGTTTTTTGCTCTCGCTTTATTGCTAACGGTATTTTATATTTTAGATAAAAGAAACAATTCAAATTATGGACTGGCTGATGAAGAGATCAGCTATACCAATAAAGTGAAGTTAGTAGGATTTAGAAATTTCATATGGCTTGCAGTGGTTATAGGCTCGGTGTTTTTAGATCCTAACGTTATTAGCTGGGTGCCAGCTATTCATTATGATGGACAGAAGTTTTCATTTCTTAGAGAGGCTATAATGCTGGCAGTGGCATATTTTTCTTACAAATTTGCTAATAAAAAGGCCATTGATGGAAATGAGTTTAGCTTTGAGCCTATTAGAGAGGTGGCCTTTATCTTCATAGGTATATTTGGCACCATGATGCCCGCACTTGCTATTGTAAGTGGGTTTGCTGCATCTCCGGAAGGTTCTCAGTTGATCAGTCATAATACTTTGTATTGGGGTACAGGCATGCTCTCAGGTTTTCTTGATAATGCGCCAACCTATCTTAACTTTTTAACTGCAGCCATGGCTTCTCAGGGAGGAGATATTGGGTCAATATCACAGGTGGTTGATTTTGCTAAAGGAGGCGTTTTTCATGATAGTGTCCTGGATCTGAAGGCTATTTCAATAGCAGCAGTGTTCTTTGGAGCATTCACTTACATCGGAAATGGACCTAACTTTATGGTAAAGTCTATTGCTGAGCAAATAGGAATTAAAATGCCAAGTTTCTTTGGCTACATAATAAGATTTTCAATTCCTTTCTTACTTCCGCTCTTAATACTAGTGTGGCTAGTGTTCTTTGCTTTTGTAGGATAA
- a CDS encoding nucleotide disphospho-sugar-binding domain-containing protein, translating into MSIVIFCILNTKSHHLSTFRLANELQKKGHEVAYVGPDSMKNFIESNNFTFIENDHKLISSPVDVHLKRSKEIFKEFVRDYKHNDPFEGVFKRVKPDLMLLDTSYLHYNFHVKKHGVSVMHAQTMLPLEKQKNVPPINSEVVPKNTFWSKMKIEMLWQKYFLRRRMKFFRNLAKHKTDELLLIKEKLANSQEAGNQVITKDRFLHYGLSNVPEIVFPPNEFNFPYEAKQNQFFLGFKDQWHSGYIPAAKKNYDEKKAQVEAKPIIYCSFGTLSKGDVVLDFFYRLIDASESFPEYHFVLSGGNMYSYFSKEKLANFPENVFLFEFVPQVDILQRTALMITHGGVNSVMECILNEVPMLVVPLVDWLDQPGNAARVLYHSLGLRGNIKKETADSLRMKMRAILEDGDCRVNIRNMKNRILSSPSYEQTVDYITSQIKA; encoded by the coding sequence ATGAGTATTGTCATTTTTTGTATACTGAACACTAAGAGTCATCATTTATCTACTTTTAGGCTGGCTAATGAACTTCAGAAGAAGGGGCATGAAGTGGCTTATGTGGGGCCAGATTCTATGAAAAATTTCATTGAAAGTAATAATTTTACTTTTATTGAAAATGATCATAAGTTAATCTCATCTCCCGTAGATGTTCATTTGAAGAGGTCAAAGGAGATTTTTAAGGAGTTTGTGCGAGATTATAAGCACAATGATCCATTTGAGGGTGTCTTCAAAAGGGTTAAGCCTGATCTAATGCTTCTAGATACTTCGTATTTACATTACAATTTTCATGTTAAAAAGCACGGTGTTTCGGTTATGCATGCTCAGACTATGTTGCCTTTAGAGAAACAGAAAAATGTGCCTCCTATTAACTCTGAAGTAGTTCCTAAGAATACATTTTGGTCTAAGATGAAAATAGAAATGCTGTGGCAAAAATATTTTCTAAGGAGGCGCATGAAATTCTTTAGGAATTTAGCGAAGCATAAAACTGATGAATTATTACTTATAAAAGAGAAACTTGCTAATAGCCAGGAGGCAGGGAATCAGGTAATAACAAAAGACCGCTTCTTACATTATGGTTTAAGCAACGTTCCGGAAATAGTTTTTCCTCCTAACGAATTTAATTTCCCATATGAAGCCAAACAAAATCAGTTCTTTCTTGGGTTTAAAGATCAATGGCATTCTGGGTATATTCCTGCTGCCAAGAAAAACTATGATGAGAAAAAAGCACAGGTAGAGGCTAAGCCTATTATTTATTGTTCTTTTGGAACCTTAAGTAAAGGTGATGTTGTATTAGATTTCTTTTATAGATTAATAGATGCATCAGAGAGTTTTCCTGAGTACCATTTTGTGCTTTCAGGGGGTAACATGTACTCTTATTTTTCTAAAGAAAAGCTAGCTAATTTTCCGGAAAATGTATTTCTTTTTGAATTTGTACCTCAGGTGGATATACTGCAACGTACTGCGCTTATGATTACGCATGGAGGCGTAAATAGTGTTATGGAATGCATACTTAATGAGGTGCCCATGCTTGTGGTTCCTTTAGTTGATTGGCTCGATCAGCCAGGAAATGCAGCCAGAGTGCTTTATCATTCGCTAGGATTAAGAGGCAATATTAAAAAGGAAACTGCTGATAGCTTGAGGATGAAAATGAGAGCAATACTGGAAGATGGTGATTGTAGAGTCAATATTAGAAACATGAAAAACAGAATATTGTCGTCTCCTTCTTATGAGCAAACCGTAGATTATATAACTTCTCAGATTAAAGCCTAA
- a CDS encoding type III pantothenate kinase → MKMYTLSFTERTFFFLEYNLPLPFTIDYKTPQTLGRDRVAGVAGGQYIFPNANTLVIDLGTCITYDIIDAKNVYHGGGISPGLKMRFKSLHNFTAKLPLIEPTNDFELIGQSTKESILSGVINGMISEIDGIIRMYTDKFAHLQIIMCGGDAKFFENRIKANIFVAPELVLTGLNRILLYNV, encoded by the coding sequence ATGAAGATGTATACACTTTCTTTCACAGAAAGGACATTTTTTTTTCTTGAATACAATTTACCTCTTCCCTTTACCATTGATTATAAAACTCCTCAAACACTGGGGCGTGATAGAGTGGCGGGAGTTGCTGGTGGCCAATACATATTTCCGAATGCAAATACGCTTGTTATAGATTTAGGTACATGCATTACCTATGATATTATAGATGCTAAAAATGTATACCACGGCGGGGGCATTTCTCCTGGCTTGAAAATGAGATTCAAATCATTACATAATTTCACAGCCAAACTACCGTTAATAGAACCTACTAACGATTTTGAACTCATAGGACAGTCCACCAAAGAATCTATTCTTTCAGGAGTAATTAACGGAATGATCTCCGAAATAGATGGAATAATTCGGATGTATACTGACAAATTTGCACATTTGCAGATTATTATGTGTGGTGGAGATGCCAAATTCTTTGAAAACAGAATCAAAGCTAACATATTTGTAGCCCCTGAATTGGTATTAACGGGCTTAAACAGGATATTACTTTACAATGTATAA
- a CDS encoding Glu/Leu/Phe/Val dehydrogenase dimerization domain-containing protein produces MKKLQEKFENKRPEIVFEWSDSETDAEGWVVINSLRGGAAGGGTRMRKGLDKDEVISLAKTMEVKFTVSGPPIGGAKSGINFDPNDPRKHEVLERWYAAVKPLLKYYYGTGGDLNVDEIHEVIPITEDVGVWHPQEGVFTGHFQPTEAQIINRIGQLRQGVIKVLESEKYSPSLVKKYTVADMITGFGVSEAVRHYYTLWGGDITQKRAVIQGWGNVGAAAGFYLSQLGVKIVGIIDRDGGVINEKGFTHEEITSLFLSRKGNQLVADDMIPFEEMNEKIWDLEFEVFIPAAASRLITRDQVERMINSGLEVFSCGANVPFADPEIFFGPTGLYADSNFSVIPDFIANCGMARVFAYLMESEVSLEDEAIFSDTSDKIRQALERTYNLNSKKTEIAKTSFAYALSLLV; encoded by the coding sequence ATGAAGAAACTACAAGAGAAATTTGAAAATAAAAGACCAGAAATAGTATTTGAATGGAGCGATAGTGAGACTGATGCCGAAGGATGGGTTGTAATCAATTCACTTCGCGGAGGAGCTGCCGGAGGAGGTACACGTATGAGAAAGGGCCTCGATAAAGATGAGGTGATTTCATTGGCAAAGACCATGGAAGTGAAGTTCACCGTTTCCGGTCCACCCATTGGAGGCGCTAAGTCAGGTATTAATTTCGATCCTAATGACCCTAGAAAACACGAGGTGTTAGAAAGATGGTATGCGGCCGTTAAACCCCTGCTAAAATATTATTATGGAACTGGGGGAGATCTGAATGTAGATGAAATTCATGAGGTGATACCTATTACAGAAGATGTAGGGGTGTGGCATCCGCAAGAAGGTGTTTTTACCGGTCATTTTCAGCCTACAGAAGCACAGATTATCAATCGCATAGGACAGCTGCGCCAAGGGGTGATTAAAGTATTGGAATCAGAAAAGTATTCTCCTTCATTAGTTAAAAAATACACCGTAGCAGATATGATTACGGGTTTCGGAGTATCTGAGGCTGTTCGCCATTATTATACGCTTTGGGGAGGAGATATTACCCAAAAACGAGCTGTAATTCAAGGTTGGGGTAATGTAGGAGCTGCGGCTGGCTTTTATTTGTCACAATTGGGAGTGAAGATTGTCGGAATTATTGATAGAGATGGTGGTGTGATTAATGAAAAAGGCTTTACTCATGAAGAAATTACTTCTTTGTTTTTAAGCAGGAAGGGTAATCAGCTGGTGGCAGATGATATGATTCCTTTTGAAGAGATGAATGAAAAAATATGGGATCTTGAATTCGAAGTGTTTATACCGGCAGCGGCTTCCAGGCTAATAACCAGAGATCAGGTAGAGAGAATGATCAATTCAGGATTAGAAGTTTTTTCTTGCGGAGCAAATGTGCCTTTTGCGGATCCTGAAATATTTTTTGGGCCTACAGGGCTTTATGCAGATAGTAATTTTTCTGTTATTCCAGATTTTATTGCTAACTGTGGTATGGCTCGTGTGTTTGCTTATCTTATGGAGAGTGAAGTGAGTTTGGAAGACGAAGCCATCTTCTCAGACACCTCGGATAAAATTAGGCAAGCTTTAGAGAGAACTTATAATTTAAATTCGAAAAAGACAGAAATTGCCAAAACTTCTTTTGCTTATGCTCTAAGTCTGTTAGTTTAA
- a CDS encoding tetratricopeptide repeat protein, with the protein MKRIFLLAAICLQTYMLQAQCNDWNWPEDKATAEEKNVLYTDAVRNDNFAAAQKPHLWLLQNAPKLNTSIYINGEKIYKGLIDATDDETRKAALVDSLMLIYDMRIENCGEEAEVTARKAYQFYVYNIRQKDKLKEVLEHFDKAYDLNGTSIPYYMHVPYMSAVVYNKKYLDNLTDMEILERYDKIMEAVDYQINEGGKYVEKLEDYKSKIDGLLVSIIDVDCDFVKTNLAPKFKENPTDLKLAKKIFAFMLNGKCTDDPLWLEAGQVIQEKEPNYGLAKNLGIKFKDTDKAKAEKYFNMALSLTEDPSQKSDMYIQLGSLRSGGAALELYQKALSVDPNNKDAYNAMGYAISQSYNSCKKGKDPVEDRGVFLLAYDFFSQAGNSRMMNSMKEQFPSTEEIFTFNHEKGQKITVDCWGRSTTIRSRD; encoded by the coding sequence ATGAAGCGCATCTTTTTGTTAGCGGCTATTTGTTTACAGACCTACATGCTTCAGGCGCAATGTAATGACTGGAACTGGCCAGAAGACAAAGCAACAGCAGAAGAAAAAAACGTACTTTACACCGACGCAGTTAGAAATGACAACTTTGCAGCTGCTCAAAAGCCGCATTTGTGGTTATTGCAAAATGCACCTAAACTAAACACTTCCATTTATATCAATGGAGAAAAAATATATAAAGGTCTTATAGACGCTACTGATGATGAAACCAGAAAAGCAGCGCTAGTAGACTCGCTTATGCTCATATATGATATGAGAATAGAAAACTGTGGAGAAGAAGCTGAAGTAACAGCCAGAAAAGCTTACCAGTTTTACGTTTATAACATCAGACAAAAGGATAAACTTAAAGAAGTGCTAGAGCATTTTGACAAAGCTTATGACCTTAATGGTACCAGCATTCCTTACTACATGCACGTACCTTATATGAGTGCTGTGGTTTATAACAAAAAATACTTAGATAACCTGACTGACATGGAAATTTTAGAGCGCTATGATAAAATCATGGAAGCTGTAGATTACCAAATCAATGAAGGAGGTAAGTATGTTGAAAAACTAGAAGATTACAAAAGTAAAATCGATGGGTTGTTAGTAAGCATTATCGATGTGGACTGTGACTTCGTTAAAACTAACCTGGCTCCTAAGTTTAAAGAAAATCCTACAGACCTTAAATTGGCTAAAAAGATATTTGCCTTTATGCTTAATGGTAAATGTACTGATGACCCTCTTTGGTTAGAAGCAGGACAAGTAATTCAGGAAAAAGAGCCTAACTACGGACTGGCTAAAAACCTGGGTATTAAATTTAAAGACACTGATAAAGCTAAAGCTGAAAAGTACTTTAACATGGCTCTTTCTCTTACAGAAGATCCTTCTCAAAAATCTGACATGTACATACAGTTAGGTTCATTAAGAAGTGGCGGAGCAGCTTTAGAACTTTACCAAAAAGCTTTATCTGTAGATCCTAACAATAAGGATGCTTATAATGCTATGGGTTATGCTATCTCTCAAAGCTATAACAGCTGTAAAAAAGGTAAAGACCCTGTAGAAGATAGAGGAGTATTCCTTTTAGCTTATGACTTTTTCTCTCAAGCTGGTAACTCCAGAATGATGAACTCTATGAAAGAACAATTCCCTTCTACTGAAGAGATATTTACTTTCAACCATGAAAAAGGTCAGAAAATCACTGTTGATTGCTGGGGCAGATCAACTACTATTAGAAGCAGAGATTAA
- the lptC gene encoding LPS export ABC transporter periplasmic protein LptC, giving the protein MRHLPSLILILFSLLLLSCGDSEKKVTEIKPYEGPIQEAEDLELFYNESATLKVKLITDRLLEFANGNREFPEGLYMEFYDEEGQLSSTLKANEAVYFKEENKWRGRGDVQLKNIENQQELNTEELFWKPDEEKMYTDKFVTIKLPDQTVYGTGLDAKQDFSEYQILKPEGIFSVDDNE; this is encoded by the coding sequence ATGAGACATCTACCCTCTTTAATTCTAATCCTTTTTAGTTTACTTTTACTCTCCTGTGGAGATTCTGAAAAAAAAGTAACTGAAATAAAGCCTTACGAAGGCCCTATTCAGGAGGCCGAAGACCTGGAGCTATTCTATAATGAGTCTGCTACCTTAAAAGTAAAGCTCATCACAGACCGGCTACTAGAATTTGCTAATGGCAACAGAGAATTTCCTGAAGGATTATATATGGAATTTTATGATGAAGAAGGACAGCTTTCTTCTACTCTAAAGGCCAATGAAGCTGTTTATTTCAAAGAAGAAAATAAATGGAGAGGCCGTGGAGACGTTCAGTTAAAGAACATTGAAAACCAACAAGAACTAAATACTGAAGAATTATTCTGGAAGCCTGATGAAGAAAAGATGTATACCGATAAATTTGTAACCATAAAACTGCCAGATCAAACAGTATACGGCACCGGCTTGGACGCCAAGCAGGATTTTTCTGAATATCAAATATTAAAACCCGAAGGAATATTTTCTGTAGACGATAATGAATAA
- a CDS encoding aspartate kinase, with protein MIIYKFGGTSVGLPERMHKVADLITADNEPKIVVLSAVSGTTNSLVEIGDLLLDKKQKEAKGKVDNLKKHYDEFIDNLFSTEESKNKGTELIDGFFENIYALTNIPDFNEGNNKTLLAFGEIMSTNLFHQYLLEKGIESGLLPALDFMSIDENAEPEIEAISSRLKALIDGQDKKQLYITQGFICKNHEGKTDNLQRGGSDYTASLVGAAITAKEVQIWTDIDGMHNNDPRIVDNTFPISELSFDEAAELAYFGAKILHPSSILPAQKYGIPVRLKSTIDHQAHGTLINSTTGSADIKAVAAKDGITAIKIKSTRMLLAHGFLRKLFEVFEKYKTSIDMIATSEVAVSVTIDNLTHLHEIVEELENFGYVEVDNNQSIVCVVGSMITEKQGVLTKIFDSLEDITIRMVSYGGSKNNISILVDSKHKNDALVKLNAIF; from the coding sequence ATGATTATCTACAAATTTGGAGGTACTTCTGTAGGATTACCAGAACGTATGCACAAAGTAGCTGACCTCATTACTGCAGATAACGAGCCTAAAATTGTGGTTCTATCCGCTGTATCCGGCACTACAAATTCACTAGTTGAAATTGGAGACTTACTTTTAGACAAGAAGCAAAAGGAGGCCAAGGGTAAGGTAGATAATCTAAAGAAGCACTACGACGAGTTTATTGACAACTTATTTAGCACAGAAGAAAGCAAAAACAAAGGCACTGAGCTAATAGACGGTTTCTTTGAAAACATATATGCTTTAACCAATATTCCTGATTTTAACGAGGGTAACAATAAAACTTTATTGGCCTTTGGTGAAATCATGTCTACTAATCTGTTTCATCAATATTTACTGGAGAAAGGTATTGAAAGCGGCCTATTACCTGCATTAGACTTCATGTCTATTGATGAAAACGCAGAGCCTGAAATAGAAGCTATTTCATCTAGGTTAAAAGCCCTTATCGACGGTCAGGATAAAAAGCAACTATATATCACTCAGGGTTTTATATGCAAAAACCATGAAGGAAAAACTGACAACCTTCAACGAGGAGGAAGCGATTATACGGCTTCATTAGTAGGAGCTGCCATCACGGCCAAGGAAGTTCAAATCTGGACTGACATAGATGGCATGCACAATAATGACCCTAGAATAGTAGACAATACTTTCCCTATTTCTGAGCTTAGCTTTGATGAAGCGGCAGAGCTTGCTTATTTCGGAGCAAAAATATTGCACCCATCATCAATATTACCAGCACAGAAGTACGGCATACCGGTTAGGCTTAAAAGCACTATTGACCACCAAGCTCATGGCACATTAATTAACTCTACCACTGGTAGTGCTGATATTAAAGCCGTAGCAGCTAAAGATGGCATCACTGCTATAAAAATTAAGTCGACCAGAATGCTATTGGCACATGGTTTCTTAAGAAAACTATTTGAGGTATTTGAGAAATATAAAACTTCAATAGACATGATTGCTACTTCTGAAGTGGCAGTTTCTGTTACTATTGATAACCTTACTCACTTACATGAAATAGTAGAAGAGCTGGAAAACTTCGGCTATGTAGAAGTAGACAATAATCAGAGTATTGTTTGTGTAGTAGGTAGTATGATTACCGAAAAGCAAGGTGTACTTACTAAAATATTTGATTCATTGGAAGATATCACTATTAGAATGGTTTCTTACGGAGGCAGTAAGAATAACATCTCTATATTGGTAGACAGCAAGCACAAAAATGATGCTTTAGTGAAGCTGAATGCCATATTTTAA
- a CDS encoding anhydro-N-acetylmuramic acid kinase, with the protein MKAKTEFKVIGLMSGTSLDGLDIAYCHFTKDSAWSFSLEKATMVKYPEKILKTLVGSTQLSAVELQELDHSLGEYIGSVVKDFIDAESLKVDFIASHGHTVFHQPDKNFTTQIGNGNDISAVTQLPVIYDFRSMDVALGGQGAPLVPIGDKLLFHDYEYCLNLGGIANISFEKQGKRIAFDISPCNMILNYLANKLDLEYDDRGKLAEEGMLIPELLEKFNVLNYYTQPWPKSLGYEWVEKEFFPFLDSPSYAIKDLMRTCVEHTAIQIVNVIKDSGGSGKILITGGGAFNDFLISRMRDLIGSNHTLLVPGATLVSFKEAVVFAFLGVLNVNGENNCLASVTGASSDSCGGVKVGF; encoded by the coding sequence ATGAAAGCAAAAACTGAATTTAAAGTAATTGGCCTCATGTCAGGCACATCGCTTGATGGTCTGGATATAGCCTACTGTCACTTCACAAAGGACTCAGCATGGAGTTTTTCTTTAGAGAAGGCTACAATGGTTAAATACCCGGAGAAAATACTTAAAACGTTAGTCGGTAGTACTCAACTTTCTGCTGTTGAACTCCAGGAACTCGATCATTCTTTGGGGGAGTACATTGGTAGTGTAGTTAAAGATTTTATTGATGCGGAAAGTTTGAAGGTTGATTTTATAGCTTCGCATGGACATACTGTCTTTCATCAGCCAGATAAGAATTTTACTACTCAAATAGGTAATGGTAATGATATCAGTGCAGTGACCCAGCTGCCTGTTATTTATGATTTCCGGTCGATGGATGTGGCTTTGGGAGGGCAGGGTGCGCCTTTAGTGCCTATTGGAGATAAGCTTCTCTTTCATGACTATGAATATTGCCTCAACTTGGGAGGTATTGCCAATATCTCTTTTGAAAAACAAGGAAAGCGTATCGCTTTTGATATTTCTCCTTGTAATATGATTCTAAACTACCTGGCTAATAAACTAGATCTTGAATATGATGATAGAGGAAAGTTAGCTGAGGAGGGAATGCTAATACCTGAATTATTAGAAAAATTTAATGTCTTAAATTATTATACGCAGCCATGGCCCAAGTCATTGGGTTATGAATGGGTAGAGAAGGAGTTTTTTCCATTTCTGGATTCCCCTTCCTATGCTATTAAAGATTTAATGCGTACCTGTGTGGAGCATACAGCTATTCAAATAGTGAATGTGATTAAAGATTCTGGAGGTAGCGGTAAAATTTTAATTACCGGAGGCGGTGCATTTAATGATTTTCTTATAAGTAGAATGAGAGATTTGATCGGTAGTAATCATACCCTGCTAGTGCCTGGGGCTACCCTTGTTTCATTTAAAGAAGCCGTAGTATTTGCTTTTTTGGGGGTGCTGAATGTGAATGGCGAAAATAATTGTCTTGCTAGTGTTACAGGAGCCAGCTCTGATTCATGTGGAGGAGTTAAAGTAGGGTTTTGA
- a CDS encoding hemolysin family protein: MDLSVLIPIALTLLFSAFFSGIEIAFVSADKLHIELQGKKGYRTGKILGKFLNNSSRFIGTTLIGNTIALVIYGIFMAKLLDPFIREALPEVIYNELSVLIVQTVASTLIVLLTAEFLPKSIFLINPNWMLTIFAFPMYIIYWIMGPVVWAIVSLSKVIITKVMGLEYSEDRPAFRLTDLDNYIKNTILSDEDTNVEVDTKIFNNALEFKNIRIRECMIPRTEIIAVDIEDALADLKKAFIDSGHSKILVYEDSIDNVIGYCHSLELFKKPKNIKDILTPILIVPETMLANELMIQFINERKSLALVVDEFGGTSGIVSIEDIIEEIFGEIQDEHDDEDWVEQQLDDNNYLLSARHEIDYLNDKYEWNLPTGDYETLGGLILSITEDLPQPGDSITLPPFNFSIQSTNDIRIEIVKLTLDIKDSENK; the protein is encoded by the coding sequence ATGGACCTATCCGTTCTTATTCCCATCGCTCTCACCTTACTATTCTCTGCCTTCTTCTCAGGTATAGAGATTGCCTTTGTTTCGGCAGACAAGCTTCATATAGAGCTACAAGGCAAAAAAGGTTATAGAACAGGCAAGATTTTAGGGAAATTTCTAAACAACTCCAGCAGATTCATAGGCACTACGCTTATAGGTAATACTATCGCACTGGTTATCTACGGTATATTTATGGCCAAGCTGTTAGATCCTTTTATAAGGGAGGCCCTGCCAGAAGTAATATACAATGAACTGTCGGTACTGATCGTACAAACGGTAGCCTCTACCCTGATTGTATTACTTACTGCCGAATTTCTACCGAAGAGCATATTCCTGATTAACCCTAACTGGATGCTCACCATTTTCGCCTTCCCCATGTACATTATCTACTGGATCATGGGCCCGGTGGTATGGGCTATAGTTTCACTCTCAAAAGTGATCATTACTAAAGTCATGGGGCTGGAATATTCTGAAGACAGGCCGGCATTTCGCCTCACAGACCTTGATAACTATATCAAAAATACCATCCTCTCCGATGAAGACACCAACGTAGAGGTAGATACAAAAATATTTAATAACGCTCTCGAATTTAAAAATATCCGCATCAGAGAATGTATGATACCCCGAACGGAAATCATAGCAGTAGACATAGAAGATGCACTGGCCGACCTGAAAAAAGCGTTTATTGACAGCGGCCATTCAAAAATATTAGTTTATGAAGACTCTATAGATAATGTAATTGGCTACTGCCATTCACTTGAGTTATTCAAAAAACCTAAAAATATTAAAGATATTCTTACACCTATATTGATAGTACCAGAAACCATGCTGGCCAATGAACTCATGATTCAGTTTATTAATGAACGCAAGAGCCTAGCATTAGTAGTAGATGAGTTTGGAGGCACATCTGGTATAGTAAGTATAGAAGACATTATAGAAGAAATTTTCGGAGAAATCCAAGATGAACATGACGATGAAGACTGGGTAGAACAGCAGCTTGATGACAATAATTACCTCTTAAGCGCTCGCCATGAGATAGATTACCTCAATGATAAATATGAGTGGAACTTACCTACAGGAGACTATGAAACTCTGGGCGGACTCATTCTATCTATTACTGAAGATCTGCCTCAACCAGGTGATTCTATTACTCTTCCTCCTTTTAATTTTTCTATTCAATCTACTAATGATATACGAATTGAGATCGTAAAACTTACATTAGATATTAAAGACTCTGAAAATAAATAA